The following is a genomic window from Nicotiana tabacum cultivar K326 chromosome 3, ASM71507v2, whole genome shotgun sequence.
tacaatatccggtagtacaagattaattgaaggttctggaagagccaatttattactaccaggaggaacaaatttggctattgatgaagcactatattgtagtaaatctcaaagaaacttattaagtttcaaagatattcgccaaaatggctatcatattgagactacaaatgatgaaaagattgaatatctttatattactacaataatgtccggtaagaaatatgtgcttgaaatgttacctgcttTTTCCTCCGGcctatactacacaagtattagcaggattgaaacacatgccgtagtaaatgagaagtttactaatcaagataattttattatttggcatgaccagTTGGGCCATCCtagttctaatatgatgcgtaaaataattgagaattcacatggacatgcaatgaagaatcataAGATTCTTTAATTTAAGGAATTTTCTTGTGCTGtgtgttctcaaggaaaattaattattagaccgtcaactattaaagttaggatggaatcccctgcatttctggaacgtatacatggtgatatatgtgggcccattcaccctccatgtggaccatttaaatattatatggttttggtagatgcatctacaagatggtcacatgtgtgcttactatcaactcgcaatatggcatttgcaagattgttggctcaaataataaaactaaaagcacaatttccagattatgcaattaagacaattcgtcttgataatgccagtgagtttacatcccaagcctttaacgattattgtatttcaactgggataacaattgagcatccggttgctcatgttcatacataAAATGGTCTAGCaaaatcattgatcaaacgcctccaattaatttctaaaccaatgcttatgagaacaaaacttcccatttcagtatggggtcatgctattttgcacgcagcaacacttgtgcggataaggcccacaagttatcataaagtctccccattgcaattggcttttggttaTGAGTCAAATATTtccatcttaggatctttggttgtgcaatatatgttccaattgctccaccacaacgcacaaagatgggtcctcaaagaaggttggggatatatgttggatatgcatctccttctattataaaatatctagagccgatgactgaagatttatttacggcaagattttctgattgccattttaatgaatcagtatatccaacattagggggagaaaataagtaGCTGAAAAAGACGaaagattggaatgcattatcactgtctcatttagatcctcgaacaaatcaatgtgaacaagaggttcaaaagattattcatttacaaaatattgcaaatcaattgccagatgcatttactaacctaccaagggtgactaagtcacatattccagctgctaatgctccaattcgagttgatatcccgacagaacaattaattaaagcaaatgagtctaagccatgcttgaaacATGGTAGACCAATCgattctaaagataaaaatcctcgaagaataAAAAaagcaagtgatcaaagtgaacataacacagaggtagtggctcaagaagagccccaagacgtaacaaatgatcagaccttaggggaggtccaggtacctaaaaataatgaaaatgaagagatatcaataagttacgtctcaaccgggaaaagatggaaccgaaataatattgttatcgataacatttttgcttataatgttgctattgaaataatgcaacaagatgaagatcttgaaccaaaatctgtcaatgaatgtagacagagaaatgattggccaaaatggaaagacgctatccagacagagttaacttcacttggaaaacgtgaagtcttcggacccatagttcgaacacctgaaggcataaagccagtaaggtataaatgggtttttgtgcggaaacgaaatgataaaaatgaagtcgttagatataaagcacgacttgtggcacaagggttttcccaaaggcctggaattgattatatggagacatattctcctatagtggatgctatcaccttcaggtatctcataaatatggcagtgcaagaaaaacttgatatgcatctaatggatgttgttacagcctatttgtatggatcattagacaacaaaatttttatgaaagtacctgagggatttaaagttccagaagcatataaaaattttcgagaaacttgttcaataaagcttcagaaatctttatacggattgaaacaatcaggacgtatgtggtacaatcgcctgagtgaatacctgttgaaagaaaggtacaagaatgatccaatttgtccctgtgtctttataaaaaggtctggatctgaatttgttataatcgccgtgtatgttgatgatttaaatatcattggaactcctggggagcttccaaaaacagtagactgtttgaagaaagaatttgaaatgaaagatcttggaaagacaaaattttgtcttggtctacaaattgagtatatgaaagatgaaatatttgtccatcaatcgacatacaccgaaaagattttaaagcaattttatatggataaagcacatccattgagtaccccgatggttgtgagatcacttgatataaagaaagatctattccgacctcatgaaaatgataaagagcttcttggtgccgaagtaccatatcttagtgtaattggggcattaatgtatcttgccaataattcccgaccagatataACTTTCTtagtaagcttattggcaagatttagttctttgccaacacaaagacactggaatggtattaaacatatatccAGATACCTCCAAGAGACCATTGATAtgtgtttattttattcaaatgaatccaagccatcattgattggttatgcagatgcaggatatttgtctgatccacacaaaggtctATCTCAGACatgctatttatttacaagtggaggtacaaccatatcatgacgttcgacaaaacaaactatggttgctacttcttcaaatcatgcagagataatagccattcacgaagcaagtcgagaatgcgtttggttaagatctataactcaacacattcagcaaacatgtggtctttcttcaAAAGAGAATATttcaacaatattgtatgaagacaatgctgcatgcataactcaattgaaaggaggatatatcaaaggagatagaacaaaacacatttcaccgaaattctttttcactcattatcttcagaagaatggtgaaatagatgtacaacaagttcgttcaagtgataatttggctgatctgttcactaaggcattaccaacctcaatatttgaaaagctgatatataagattggaatgcgtcgtcttcgagacattaagtgatttttcatcaggggagtaactacacgctgcactcttttccttaaccaaggttttgtcccactaggttttcctggtaaggtttttaatgaggcagcaaccaatgcatattataaataactatgtacatcccaatatttttttttgtaagtttttaataaggcacattatcttacatggacatccaagggggagtgttatgaatagtttgtaccttggatactactttggatactacattggatactacattggatgcccatgttgtgaataacttaaaaattaaatttcctatttcatgtccatcatctttactttttgtgcctataaaaggccatgtattgcaatgaaaaattacaccaaaagtgaaagaagaaaacacttctccattctctctatctcttcttgtttacattttactgcattgcttttattttataacatgatTGAAATTATTATTGACATTTTAAAACAGTGGCTGGCAACTTGCAAGAAGCTACGTCATATTTGACTTTTTCTCACATAATTAGTCGCGTATTTCCAGTTTTTAACTTGCAGATTATCTGCTAGACAACTAAATTTTATAAACAAATTGTAACGTCTTATTTTGTGAGAATAATATATTAATTTATAGTAATAGAGATAATTAATTTAAACTATTAAGTCTTTATCTTAGTTGTTCCATTTCCGAGTATTTCGGTAGTAGCTGCTTCGTTTCTTAAGTTTAATCTTTGAGTTAATAACGTGTCAAGAATCTTGCTTAATTCGTCCATCACAAGTTTTTCATGGTTAAAATAGAACTAATAAAAGTATGTACTAATGGATACGTGACTCGGTAGGTAACACTACGTGAGATCATAAAAcaggaaattatttgttttaagaaaattaaCTCCTTTAATTCCAAATAAGTTTGAGTAGTTGTATATATATTCATTGGCCATATGATTTTTGATATATTGTCAGTAAAAGGAATAACCAAGCATTCCATAATACcgaatttttgttttgattatgATATTAGACGTGCAAGCTTATTTTTGTTGGCTTGTTACATTATATCTTTATAGGAGACTAGGAGTGTTTGGCTGTCTTACCAGatattgtagaaaaatatttaaGAGATTTGGCATTACTGCTTGTCTTTCTTGTTAATAGtagttattatttttttcatcattCAAATATAATGTCTGAATGACGATCATTGCAAGTTTTGGATAACTTGTAGAGAAGAAATTGCAGAAAAATATTTGAAACCTAACTTCTTTTGAGCGGCCTTCAAGTGCATCAAGCACCCTAATATATAGACTTCTTTTGTAACAATGAGATATTACTTGTAAGGAATACACATTATATCAATATTTTAGTCCATTAAATAGTTCACTTAAGATTTCGTGGAAGAATGGTTATTCACTTGTTAAAGGAAACTATAGGTCAAACCTAGGATTTAGCATGTTATATATATCTAATCTCAAGTGTAGTTATTAATTACTCAAAAGGAAACTTTCCGTTTAAGTATAAACATTGATGTGTCTTCTTTTGCACAACTACGTATGGATATAGTACTTGACAATTGGAATTGAGACTAATTAAGGAATCAGACATGAGATTAACTAATAATAGTAAAATCACATGATCTGAAATTTGTAATTATCGGAATTGTAGTCATTAACTACCTTAGTGTATATGGGCACAAAGAATGTATGTATAATAATGTTATTGCAACTTaatctaaaaacttcaacaaaaaaatTATGATGTTGATTTTAGAAATATGTTCAATCGTAAGAGGTGTTAGAATTTAGTTAAATGGAAGATAGGTAATTGTAACTGAAAGAGGACCGGTGCTGTTATGTTAATCTACTATACTCCATCCATGtcaactaaaaagaaaaataaaaacaaaaaacaaaataaagtgaACCTATTCTGGCCATATGATTGAACTGAAGCACAGAAGATTTCATGCAAGAAATTGCAATGTTAGAGAACATGAAGGAATCTCCACAGTAAGACAGGCAGCCCGGTGCAAAAAGTATCTGACATTCATATAGGGTTCGGGAAAGGACTGTCTTAAATGAATCTAGAGAAAAAGATGTCTATGAATCCAGTTCAGCTGACAATATTTGTACTATTCACAGACGTGGTTTTGTGAGTTATCCAATTAATACTGAGGAGGCAGAAATTTTCTCCCACTTGGAAATTATGCATATATCCCTTTTCACTAAATCTGAGTATTCAGCTGGCAAGACTTGTGCAATCCATAAACATATACTTTAATTTGTGAGGTATCTTGATTAATATTTGTGTTCTAGTAATTTCTCTCACATGGCGGCTAAATAAGTTTACAGATGGATTTTGCTAGTTTTCATGGTTCTCATGTGTAGAATAATACTGTGATTGAAACTATTATTGTGTAATCAATTACTGCAGGAGTAGATTAACAATACTAGACGCAAATTATTCGGAAAGCTAAGATGATTTAATTCTTAATtactcaaataaaataaaaattatagggaTAGTCAACTATAAAGATGCCTGACAGTTGTAAGTCAGCCCAGGAATCAAAGACGAGATTAAGAATCCTAAAATTACAATATTCGGAAAGATGATCTAGTTCTTAATTACTCAAAGAAGACTTTTCGttttaagcatatatatataaatattgatgCGTCTACTATTGCACAACTACGGTCTACGTACGGAGTTACTTGACTGTTGGAATTGTGCCAAATGATGAAATGAATCAAACATGAGATCaataatattataataaaaaatgATCAGAAAGCTGATTATTAGCTACCAAAGGGAAACTAAGGAATTAGGTATTAATATCTTGCTTAAAACTAATAAATTTATTACTGGAGTGGTGGTTATTGGCTAGCTTAATGTACAAGGGCACAAAGAACGTATAATGTTGTTGTAAGTTAATCTAAGAGTccaaccaaaaaataaaaataaaaattataagaaccTTTGCGTCATCTTTTCCTAGGAGTTGCAGTCACATATACTCTTGTCCACTATTCCCTTCAACAGGATAATTTCGGAGTTAACATAGTCAATCATATATTATGCTTCTTTGTATTATACAGGTGAATTCACTAAAACCTAGCATGACCTGATATTTTTGCCTTTTTTGGTGGACACCTTAGTTTGcataatacttttttttttttttaacataaaACGCGCAAACTTATATTacttaaataaaattacaaaaatatggaAGTAGTTTTTATGGCATTACTATTGCCCATACTTACTAAATAGATACAGACACTGATAGAGATATTCTTAACACTGTTACAAATATCATGCTTGTTCTTCAACATTTCTTGTTCAACAAAATAAGGGGGACGAGTATGGTAGAAACACTAGGTAGAGGAGGGATACTTGATTGCTTCCTTAGCCATCAGATGTGCCACTTCGTTTCCTTCCCTAAAATTATGCTTCAAGATTGGGAGCTTCAGTTGGTGCATTAACCATCTGCATTCAAAAATAATGTCAGAGAAGTTATTACTATCTTCATACATAAGCTTAATGATATCCATGCAGTCAGTTTCAATTTCCAGATTTATGAAGTTCATTTCTTTGGCAATTTTTAGTCCCTCTAGTAAAGCCATCAATTCTGCATGTGTAGGGGAAAATGCTTGGATTGCGTTGTGGAATCCCATGATCCAATCTCCGTTGCTATTTCGGAATGCGCCACCAAGTCCTGCTGCACTGTTATTACTAGAAAAAATACCATCACAATTTAATTTAATCATGTCTTTTGGTGGTTTGTCCCACTTGATCTCAGTTTTGACTTTTTTGTAAGTGAATGAATTTTTCTCTATGAAGAAAATAAATTCCCATGCTAGATGGATAGTCTTGTTAGTATCCAAATTGCAATTGAGATTGTTCATGTTGTTGAGATTTCTGTTTCTCCATATCTCCTAGATGAAGAAGGGAATAGGATTTCCCAACTAATCTTGTTTGAATTATGGTAGATGAAAGTATCCCTTAGTTTCACTAGCCAGTTTTCATCACCTACTATGTTTAAGAATGAGAGGCCCATGTCCCCCCCAAAACGACAAGAGATTGGGCAATGCATAAAAATGTGATGGATATCTTCCACTCCAATTCTACAAATAGTACAAGTTGCGTCAATGTTTATACCTATTTTGGCTAGGTAGGCTCGAAAAGGAATTCGATTATACAAGCATTTCCACATaaagaatttatttttttggGCAACGAAGGTTCTAGATCCATTTAAAGGAGTTGGACCTATGATTGAAATTAATGAGAAGATTATAGCAAGATTTAGTTGAGAAGATACCATTTGAATTAAGGCTCCAGCTAATTCTATCAATTTTAGATTCTATACAAGGGATGGGTGTTATGTTTAGTTTCTTGATTACCTTAGAAGGTAATTCAAAAGAAAGGGTCTTAGTATTCCATTCCTTGTTCTTTATTAGGCTACCTATTAATAGGTTAAGGTCATTCTTATTAAGAGGGCCTTCGATGGAGCATcttagtgtcatgacccaaaattcaccagtcgtgatggtacctaaccaagcccgttaggtaagccaattaacaattatcAAGTTTCATTtaacttattaaaataattaaacaagagaattatctaaatcttatacatttcccaagaactggtagtacaaatcatgagcttctacgaATGGAGTTTACAAAGCAACAATAGAACAATTACACAgcctgtttgaaaagtacataaacaaaatTTTATAGTCTAAGACTACcgtgaacaagaggtagctacaacAAGAATGCGGGTACGccttcaaatccagcaaccatcgaACATAGCAACATCGACATCCGGGATCCGTACGCACTGTGTAGGGAGTGCactatgagtacaaccgatcccatgtactcaaaagTAACagacctaacctcaggttgaaagcagtgacgtgCTAACACAGGGTCGGGTCCAAAGCCAATATTTCCACAATAGTTTCTAATAATATAAATGCAAGTATAAAAGAGATATCTCAAAAGTAAAATACTCatctcgttcacagttccagaaaatggtcatgcttttcaaatatctcagtgaaaGAAAATCCTAGATCTCTTACCAAAAATGCCAaaagtacgagtaagtttgaaaactgtaattttccaaatatcctttccacaataaataaaatatttcattttctttccaaaataataagTATAAAGTGCCTCTCTatacccacatatcaatgtatatactccctccgttccaatttatgtgaacctgtttgactgggcacggagtttaagaaaaaaatgaagacttttggaatttgtggtcctaaacaagtctaaatggggccca
Proteins encoded in this region:
- the LOC142178469 gene encoding uncharacterized protein LOC142178469, with product MNNLNCNLDTNKTIHLAWEFIFFIEKNSFTYKKVKTEIKWDKPPKDMIKLNCDGIFSSNNSAAGLGGAFRNSNGDWIMGFHNAIQAFSPTHAELMALLEGLKIAKEMNFINLEIETDCMDIIKLMYEDSNNFSDIIFECRWLMHQLKLPILKHNFREGNEVAHLMAKEAIKYPSST